In the Chroococcidiopsis sp. SAG 2025 genome, one interval contains:
- a CDS encoding ribulose bisphosphate carboxylase small subunit: protein MNYYIAPRFLEKIAVFITKNYLNIPGIRVPLILGVHGRKGEGKSFQCDLVFEKMGIEITHISGGELESPDAGDPSRLLRLRYRETAELIRVRGKMCAIMINDLDAGAGRFDEGTQYTVNTQLVNATLMNIADNPTNVQLPGSYDETPLHRVPIIVTGNDFSTLYAPLIRDGRMEKFYWQPDRSDKVGIVAGIYSDDGLSSREIEQLVDTFSNQSVDFFSALRSRIYDEQIRDFIFKIGIEQVSRRVVNSADRPPEFSKPKFNLSRLIDMGNLMVKEQQQVQSSQLVKEYNRALDGNRYFREYTPPAPPEKPKSSQQEIETSSSGNGAESAKNPVKNYSPTQTPLPVWQSGNRFVNESIQLPQASSGVVNSVESYEPPVHNNRHNEVISTQIGLQTLEQVRNLIAQGYHIGIEHVDKRRFRTNSWKSCGQSIVGESEAITALEVNLSEYQNEYLRIFGIEPRTKRRVMETIIHRPE, encoded by the coding sequence ATGAATTACTACATTGCACCTCGTTTTCTCGAAAAAATCGCTGTATTTATCACCAAGAATTATTTAAATATTCCTGGTATTCGCGTACCGTTGATTTTAGGCGTTCACGGGCGTAAAGGCGAGGGAAAATCTTTTCAGTGCGATTTAGTATTCGAGAAGATGGGGATAGAAATTACTCATATTTCTGGTGGTGAATTGGAAAGCCCCGATGCTGGAGATCCTTCGCGTTTGCTGCGTCTGCGCTATCGAGAGACAGCAGAATTGATCCGCGTGCGGGGTAAAATGTGCGCCATCATGATTAACGATCTCGATGCAGGCGCAGGACGATTTGATGAAGGCACTCAGTATACGGTGAATACTCAGTTGGTAAACGCTACGTTGATGAATATTGCGGATAATCCAACTAACGTACAATTACCTGGTAGTTACGACGAAACACCTTTACATCGCGTCCCAATTATTGTTACAGGTAATGATTTTTCCACTCTATACGCGCCATTAATTCGAGATGGTAGGATGGAAAAATTTTACTGGCAACCCGATCGCAGTGATAAAGTCGGTATCGTTGCTGGAATTTATTCAGATGACGGACTCTCATCACGGGAGATAGAGCAGTTAGTTGATACTTTCTCCAACCAGTCAGTCGATTTCTTTAGCGCCCTGCGTTCTAGAATTTACGACGAGCAAATTCGCGACTTTATCTTCAAAATTGGTATAGAGCAGGTATCGAGAAGAGTTGTAAATAGTGCCGATCGACCACCGGAATTTAGCAAGCCCAAATTCAATCTATCCCGTTTGATTGACATGGGTAACTTGATGGTGAAAGAGCAGCAACAAGTACAGAGTTCTCAGCTAGTCAAAGAGTATAATCGAGCTTTAGATGGAAACAGGTATTTTAGAGAATATACTCCTCCAGCGCCACCAGAAAAACCGAAATCATCGCAGCAAGAAATTGAAACTTCGTCCTCTGGTAATGGTGCAGAATCCGCAAAGAATCCAGTAAAAAATTATTCACCTACACAAACGCCTCTTCCTGTTTGGCAATCTGGGAATCGATTTGTCAATGAAAGTATTCAATTGCCCCAAGCTAGTAGTGGAGTCGTCAACTCAGTTGAATCTTACGAGCCTCCAGTTCATAATAATCGTCACAATGAGGTAATATCAACTCAAATTGGCTTACAAACTTTGGAGCAAGTACGAAATTTAATAGCGCAAGGCTACCACATTGGTATCGAACACGTAGATAAACGCCGATTTCGGACTAATTCTTGGAAGAGTTGCGGTCAAAGTATTGTAGGTGAATCAGAAGCAATTACTGCGCTCGAAGTCAATTTGTCTGAATATCAAAATGAGTATTTGCGGATATTTGGTATTGAGCCAAGAACAAAGCGCCGGGTGATGGAAACAATTATCCACCGACCGGAATAG
- a CDS encoding sucrose synthase, protein MSELLQAVLDSEERSDLRQFFSEIRHQDKKYLLRNDILMSYVEYCNKYQKSAEFYSGSYLGKLIYYTQEIILENGNLCLIIRQKIASQEFYRITEDLMVEVLTIQELLDVRDRFVNRYHPNEGDILELDFGPFYDYTPTIRDPKNIGKGVQYLNRYLSSKLFQDPRQWLESMFNFLQVHQYDGIQLLINGRIKSHQQLSDQIKRAIAFVGDRPSEEPYENFKFDLQMMGFEPGWGNTAGRVQDTLSILDELIDSPDPQTLEAFISRIPMIFKIALVSSHGWFGQEGVLGRPDTGGQVVYILDQVKSLEKQLQEDTTLAGLDGMNVKPKVVILTRLIPNSDGTLCNQRLEKVYGTENAWILRVPLREFNPKLTQNWISRFELWPYLETFAIDAEKELLAELHGKPDLIIGNYSDGNLVAFLLSRRMKITQCNIAHALEKSKYLFSNLYWQDLEDKYHFSLQFTADLIAMNAANFVISSTYQEIVGTRDSVGQYESYKSFTMPDLYHVVNGVELFSPKFNVVPPGVNESYYFPYSRMEDRVQSDRERVEDLLFTLDDPVQAYGKLDDASKRPIFSVARLDRIKNLTGLAECFGKSEALQEHCNLILIAGKLRVEESEDNEEKDEIVKLYSIIDQYNLHGKIRWLGVRLPKSASGEVYRVIADRHGIFVQPALFEAFGLTVLEAMISGLPTFATQFGGPLEIIQDKVNGFYINPTHLEETADKILEFVTKCEQNPNYWYEISTRGIDRVYSTYTWKIHTTRLLSLARIYGFWNFISKENREDLLRYLEALFYLIYRPRAQQLLEQHMHR, encoded by the coding sequence ATGTCCGAACTGCTGCAAGCTGTTCTCGATAGTGAAGAAAGAAGCGATCTGCGCCAGTTTTTTAGCGAGATTCGCCATCAAGATAAGAAGTACTTGTTGAGAAATGACATTTTGATGTCGTATGTCGAGTATTGCAATAAGTACCAAAAGTCGGCTGAATTTTATAGCGGTTCTTATCTGGGTAAGCTCATTTACTATACCCAAGAAATCATTCTAGAAAATGGTAATCTTTGTTTAATTATCCGCCAAAAAATTGCCAGTCAAGAATTCTACCGAATCACAGAAGATTTGATGGTAGAAGTGCTGACGATACAGGAATTACTCGATGTTCGCGATCGCTTTGTCAACCGCTACCATCCAAATGAAGGGGATATTCTCGAACTCGATTTTGGACCTTTTTACGACTACACTCCAACCATTCGCGACCCGAAAAATATTGGTAAGGGGGTACAGTATCTCAACCGCTATCTTTCCAGCAAATTGTTTCAAGACCCCAGACAATGGTTGGAAAGCATGTTTAACTTCCTCCAGGTACATCAATATGATGGAATTCAACTGCTAATTAATGGCAGAATTAAGTCCCATCAACAATTATCCGATCAAATCAAAAGAGCGATCGCATTTGTGGGCGATCGCCCCAGTGAAGAACCCTACGAAAATTTCAAATTTGACTTACAAATGATGGGGTTTGAACCTGGCTGGGGAAACACGGCGGGGCGAGTACAGGACACTTTAAGTATTCTCGATGAATTGATCGATTCTCCCGATCCGCAAACCCTGGAAGCTTTTATTTCTCGGATTCCGATGATCTTTAAGATCGCCCTTGTTTCGTCCCACGGCTGGTTCGGACAAGAGGGAGTTTTGGGACGACCCGATACAGGGGGTCAGGTGGTATACATCCTCGACCAGGTAAAAAGTTTAGAAAAACAGTTGCAGGAAGATACGACCCTGGCGGGTTTGGACGGGATGAATGTGAAGCCGAAAGTGGTCATTCTCACCCGCTTAATTCCTAATAGCGATGGAACTCTTTGCAATCAAAGATTAGAGAAAGTTTATGGAACGGAAAATGCTTGGATCTTGCGCGTCCCGTTGCGAGAATTCAATCCTAAACTGACACAAAACTGGATCTCGCGGTTTGAGTTATGGCCCTACCTAGAAACTTTCGCGATCGATGCTGAGAAGGAATTACTAGCAGAATTGCATGGAAAACCCGATCTAATTATCGGTAACTATTCTGACGGTAATTTAGTCGCATTCTTACTATCGCGACGGATGAAGATTACTCAGTGTAATATTGCCCACGCGCTAGAAAAGTCTAAATATTTGTTTAGTAATCTGTACTGGCAAGATTTAGAAGATAAATATCACTTCTCGCTCCAATTTACTGCCGATCTGATTGCCATGAATGCGGCTAATTTTGTCATTAGCAGCACCTACCAAGAAATTGTCGGAACTCGTGATAGTGTCGGGCAGTATGAATCCTATAAGTCCTTTACAATGCCAGACTTGTACCACGTTGTCAACGGAGTCGAACTATTCAGCCCTAAATTTAACGTGGTTCCACCTGGTGTGAATGAAAGTTACTACTTCCCATATTCGCGGATGGAAGACCGCGTACAAAGCGATCGCGAACGGGTAGAAGACCTATTATTTACCTTGGACGACCCCGTTCAAGCTTACGGCAAACTTGACGACGCCAGCAAGCGTCCGATTTTCTCGGTAGCCAGGTTAGACCGGATCAAAAACTTAACTGGTTTAGCTGAGTGTTTTGGTAAAAGCGAAGCATTGCAAGAACATTGCAATTTAATCTTAATTGCTGGGAAATTGCGCGTTGAAGAATCGGAAGACAACGAAGAGAAGGATGAAATTGTCAAGCTTTACAGCATCATCGACCAGTACAATTTGCATGGCAAGATTCGCTGGTTAGGGGTACGCTTGCCTAAATCTGCTTCTGGGGAAGTTTATCGGGTCATTGCTGACCGTCACGGTATTTTCGTGCAGCCAGCGTTATTTGAAGCTTTCGGCTTAACTGTATTAGAGGCGATGATTTCTGGTTTACCGACTTTTGCTACTCAGTTCGGGGGACCGCTAGAAATCATTCAAGATAAGGTAAATGGTTTCTACATCAACCCAACGCATCTAGAGGAAACAGCCGATAAAATTTTGGAATTTGTGACGAAATGCGAACAAAATCCTAATTATTGGTATGAAATCTCCACGCGGGGAATTGACCGAGTTTACAGCACTTATACTTGGAAAATTCATACTACGCGCCTGTTATCTCTGGCACGAATTTACGGTTTCTGGAATTTTATTTCCAAAGAAAACCGCGAAGACTTGTTGCGTTATCTTGAGGCTTTATTCTATTTAATTTATCGTCCAAGGGCGCAACAATTACTGGAACAACACATGCATCGTTAA
- a CDS encoding class I SAM-dependent methyltransferase gives MSQVKESTAKLTGVAETLTITLYARSIETLRSDAILKDEKAVEIAEKLDYDFEKYSQGWVSQLGCAIRARVYDRAVSNFLQSHPKAIVVNLGAGLCTRFFRVDNGEVQWYEVDFPEVIELKCKLVAPSDRYQLISSSLLDAAWISRINRAENRPVLMVMEGVSMYLTGSEVRTLFQQIHQHFSPSEMLFDVLSSKRAKNTQAHDTVSKTNAQFSWGIDNSQELETWNAGIRVKEEIYYLTEFAKYPHRLQPWWLKYLTPILVPLYKTSGRILRVEIA, from the coding sequence ATGAGTCAAGTAAAAGAATCGACAGCTAAACTCACAGGTGTGGCTGAAACGTTGACAATTACACTATATGCCCGTTCCATAGAAACGCTGCGCTCAGATGCTATCCTCAAGGATGAAAAAGCAGTAGAAATTGCCGAAAAGTTAGACTATGACTTTGAGAAATATAGTCAAGGATGGGTATCCCAACTAGGTTGTGCTATTCGTGCCAGAGTTTACGATCGCGCTGTCTCAAATTTTCTACAATCTCATCCTAAAGCTATTGTGGTGAATTTAGGTGCGGGACTTTGCACGCGATTTTTCCGTGTCGATAACGGTGAGGTGCAATGGTATGAGGTGGATTTTCCTGAAGTCATCGAACTTAAATGCAAGTTAGTCGCGCCGAGCGATCGCTATCAGTTAATTTCGAGTTCGCTTTTAGATGCTGCATGGATTTCTAGAATTAATCGAGCAGAAAATCGACCTGTATTAATGGTTATGGAAGGGGTTAGTATGTATCTGACAGGATCGGAAGTACGAACCTTATTTCAGCAGATTCACCAGCATTTTTCTCCATCTGAGATGCTTTTTGACGTGCTGAGTTCTAAACGAGCAAAGAATACTCAAGCTCACGATACAGTATCGAAAACCAACGCTCAATTTAGCTGGGGAATTGACAATTCTCAAGAACTAGAAACTTGGAATGCAGGAATTAGAGTTAAAGAGGAAATTTATTATTTAACCGAATTTGCCAAATATCCCCACCGTTTGCAACCGTGGTGGTTGAAATACCTAACTCCAATCTTAGTACCTTTATACAAAACATCTGGTCGAATTTTACGAGTTGAGATAGCTTAA
- a CDS encoding ribulose bisphosphate carboxylase small subunit has translation MQTLPKERRYETLSYLPPLTDAQINRQIQYILSQGYIPAIEFNETSEPTECYWTMWKLPLFGAGSTQEVLNEVQACRSQYSNCYIRIVGFDNVKQCQILSFLVHKPNSSGSRYY, from the coding sequence ATGCAAACCCTACCAAAAGAGCGGCGCTACGAAACTTTATCTTATTTGCCGCCTCTAACTGACGCTCAAATTAATCGACAAATTCAGTACATTCTCAGTCAAGGATATATTCCGGCAATTGAGTTCAACGAAACCTCTGAACCAACAGAGTGTTATTGGACAATGTGGAAGTTGCCTTTGTTTGGAGCTGGAAGCACTCAAGAAGTATTGAATGAAGTTCAAGCCTGCCGTTCTCAGTATTCCAACTGCTATATTCGGATCGTTGGTTTCGATAACGTCAAGCAGTGTCAAATCCTCAGCTTCTTGGTTCACAAACCCAACAGCAGTGGCAGTAGATACTACTAA
- a CDS encoding alpha-amylase family glycosyl hydrolase: protein MASPIEFTLFAPYNKGAKLIGCFSNWEEIPMEKGKDGYFRTKVELEDGVYQYKFRVQSKSWFFEPDQWVDVIDPYATDIDNPTQNAVVRVKDGQRILDTYVWQHDDKPLPSDRELVIYEMHVGDFSGGEDDPHARGKYKHAIEKLDYLCELGVNAIELMPVKEYPGDHSWGYNPRHFFATESSYGSTEGLKKLIDECHAKGIRVIMDGIYNHSEAESPLTQIDHDYWYHHEPRDPDNNWGPEFNYEHYDENLETYPARKFIGDNVRFWVEEYHIDGIRFDAARQIDNYDFMHWIVNEAKQKASMKPFYTVAEHIPETTSITNVDGPMDGCWHDSFYHDVLAHICGDTFDLERLKDVIDCKRQGFMGATNVVNYLTNHDHNHLMVEFGDRQIFDEEAFRRIKLGVALLMTAVGVPLIWMGEEFGEYKPKTTESAKIEWGLLGNDLNRNLFEYYKGLINLRKHNHALYTENIDFFHENPEAKVVAYTRWNDEGSRVVVIANFSENFLAGYRVDNFPAAGKWHEWTGNYDLESGEDMLLDIGPYEAKVFVWQ, encoded by the coding sequence ATGGCAAGCCCAATAGAATTTACTTTATTTGCTCCATATAACAAAGGTGCGAAGCTAATTGGCTGCTTTTCCAATTGGGAAGAGATACCGATGGAAAAAGGTAAAGACGGGTACTTTCGGACAAAAGTTGAATTAGAAGATGGCGTATATCAATATAAGTTTCGCGTCCAGTCTAAATCTTGGTTCTTTGAACCCGACCAATGGGTAGATGTTATCGATCCTTATGCTACAGATATCGATAACCCAACGCAGAATGCAGTAGTGCGGGTAAAAGATGGACAGCGGATTCTGGATACTTATGTATGGCAACACGATGACAAGCCATTACCGAGCGATCGCGAGTTGGTAATATATGAAATGCACGTTGGCGATTTTTCTGGTGGTGAAGACGACCCTCACGCACGCGGTAAATACAAACATGCGATCGAAAAGTTAGACTACCTGTGCGAACTTGGTGTTAACGCAATTGAATTGATGCCAGTCAAAGAATACCCTGGAGATCATAGCTGGGGATACAATCCCCGTCACTTTTTCGCCACAGAATCCAGCTACGGTTCTACAGAAGGATTGAAAAAACTGATCGATGAATGCCATGCAAAAGGCATTCGCGTTATCATGGATGGGATTTACAACCACTCAGAAGCAGAAAGTCCGCTCACTCAAATCGACCACGATTATTGGTATCATCACGAACCCCGCGACCCTGATAATAACTGGGGACCAGAGTTTAATTACGAACACTACGACGAAAATTTAGAAACTTATCCAGCACGGAAATTTATTGGCGACAACGTGCGATTTTGGGTAGAAGAATATCATATTGACGGCATTCGCTTCGATGCTGCAAGGCAAATTGATAACTACGACTTCATGCATTGGATAGTAAATGAAGCCAAGCAAAAAGCTAGCATGAAGCCTTTCTATACTGTTGCCGAACACATTCCCGAAACAACATCCATTACTAATGTAGATGGTCCAATGGATGGTTGCTGGCATGATAGTTTTTATCACGATGTTTTGGCGCACATTTGCGGTGACACCTTCGATTTAGAACGACTCAAAGATGTTATTGACTGCAAGCGTCAGGGTTTCATGGGTGCAACTAATGTTGTCAATTACCTGACCAACCACGACCACAACCATTTGATGGTAGAGTTTGGCGATCGCCAAATCTTTGACGAAGAAGCCTTTAGACGAATTAAACTGGGAGTTGCCTTATTAATGACAGCTGTTGGCGTTCCCTTAATTTGGATGGGTGAGGAGTTTGGCGAATATAAGCCGAAAACAACTGAATCTGCCAAAATCGAGTGGGGACTGCTGGGCAACGATCTCAATCGCAACTTATTTGAATACTACAAAGGATTAATTAACCTCCGCAAGCACAACCACGCACTTTACACGGAAAATATCGACTTCTTCCACGAAAATCCAGAAGCTAAAGTCGTAGCTTACACTCGTTGGAACGATGAAGGTTCCCGCGTAGTTGTTATTGCTAATTTCTCAGAAAACTTTTTAGCTGGATATCGCGTCGATAACTTCCCTGCTGCTGGAAAATGGCACGAATGGACGGGTAATTACGACCTCGAATCTGGGGAAGATATGCTGCTGGATATTGGTCCTTACGAAGCCAAAGTTTTTGTTTGGCAGTAG
- a CDS encoding filamentous hemagglutinin N-terminal domain-containing protein: protein MAQSRSSWGWRLRLACCVAVSGAIATEDRISAQVVPDNTLGAESSSVNQTTPLTSQIEGGAARGKNLFHSFEQFSIPANGEVRFNNGLNIENIITRVTGSTASNIDGAIAANGSANLLLINPNGIIFGTNASLNIGGSFLASTARSIIFSDSTQFDANKSQTTPLLTVNTPIGLQFGSNSGAIVNRSQASLNGAVNYFGFPAGLQVVTGKTLALVGGSILQEGGNMTAAEGRIELGSVFDNSLVNLNPTEKGWKLGYEQVQNFQNIELNSFANIPYLDVSGESNGDLHLQGKVIQINNYGLTSINRQEIQPGNLTINASDNIELVGVNTVISTLTFGTGNGGSITFNTKNLIVREGAQVFTSTFATGAGEKLTVNASESVQIIGSFPLSIDDFEAFSSLSSATAAAGDAGDLTINTSKLIVRDGAKISTASEGIVFDLTLNQFVPATGKGGNLTINASESIELTGTTKNGSPSTLSAIAQGGAAAGNLRINTKSLTIGNEAEISVSSFGTGNAGNLEVTANSIHVEDGGKLTATSKFSSDGGNINLQNLDLLTLRNNGEISTSAEGAGDGGNINVDTDNLVLAERSKITAKAVDGRGGNISITTQGLFVSPDSTIDATSDRGINGIVEIRRPDVDPSAELVILPADVVDVSGLVAQGCSASGGIASGESSFTITGRGGLPPTPAEATRRGA from the coding sequence ATGGCTCAAAGTAGGAGTAGTTGGGGTTGGCGGCTACGGCTGGCGTGCTGTGTAGCCGTTAGTGGAGCGATCGCCACTGAAGATCGAATTTCAGCTCAGGTTGTTCCCGACAATACATTAGGTGCTGAAAGCTCATCAGTCAACCAAACTACTCCTCTAACTTCTCAAATTGAAGGTGGAGCAGCCCGAGGCAAAAATCTATTTCACAGCTTCGAGCAGTTTTCTATCCCAGCAAATGGTGAAGTGCGCTTCAATAACGGTCTGAATATTGAAAATATTATCACCCGCGTGACTGGCTCTACTGCTTCTAATATCGATGGCGCGATCGCCGCTAACGGTAGCGCCAACTTATTGTTAATCAATCCAAATGGAATTATTTTTGGCACGAATGCCTCGCTCAATATTGGCGGTTCATTTCTCGCCAGTACAGCGCGTAGCATTATTTTTTCCGATAGCACTCAGTTCGATGCTAACAAGTCTCAAACTACGCCCTTACTAACAGTTAATACGCCGATCGGCTTGCAATTTGGTTCCAATTCTGGCGCGATCGTTAACCGCTCTCAAGCGTCTCTCAACGGAGCAGTAAATTACTTTGGCTTTCCTGCTGGTTTACAGGTAGTGACAGGTAAAACATTAGCACTTGTAGGAGGTAGTATTTTACAAGAGGGTGGAAATATGACAGCAGCAGAGGGACGAATTGAACTAGGCAGTGTTTTCGATAATAGTTTAGTGAATCTCAATCCCACCGAAAAAGGCTGGAAGTTGGGATACGAGCAGGTACAAAATTTTCAAAATATTGAGTTAAATAGCTTTGCAAACATACCTTATTTAGATGTCAGTGGTGAAAGTAATGGCGATCTTCACCTTCAAGGTAAGGTAATTCAAATTAACAATTATGGATTAACTTCTATAAATAGACAAGAAATACAGCCAGGAAATTTGACGATAAATGCCTCAGATAATATAGAATTGGTAGGCGTAAATACCGTAATATCTACTCTAACTTTTGGAACAGGAAATGGAGGAAGTATTACTTTCAATACTAAAAATTTAATTGTGAGAGAAGGGGCGCAAGTTTTCACTTCTACTTTTGCTACAGGTGCTGGAGAAAAATTAACTGTTAATGCATCAGAGTCAGTACAAATAATTGGTAGTTTTCCTTTATCTATTGATGATTTTGAGGCATTTAGTAGTTTATCTAGTGCAACTGCTGCTGCTGGAGATGCAGGAGACTTAACAATTAATACTTCAAAACTAATTGTCAGAGATGGAGCAAAAATATCCACAGCATCAGAGGGGATTGTCTTCGATCTAACTCTCAACCAATTCGTACCAGCAACAGGCAAAGGAGGAAACCTCACTATCAATGCATCTGAATCTATAGAGCTGACGGGGACTACAAAAAATGGTTCTCCGAGTACCTTAAGTGCGATCGCTCAAGGTGGTGCAGCTGCTGGAAATCTGAGAATTAATACAAAAAGTTTGACGATTGGGAATGAGGCGGAAATAAGTGTCAGCAGTTTCGGTACAGGTAATGCAGGAAACTTAGAAGTTACAGCTAACTCCATCCATGTAGAAGATGGTGGCAAACTTACGGCTACTAGTAAATTCAGCAGTGACGGTGGAAATATAAACTTACAAAACCTGGACTTACTTACATTACGCAATAATGGTGAAATTTCTACGAGTGCTGAAGGTGCAGGCGATGGTGGCAATATAAATGTTGATACAGACAATCTAGTACTAGCAGAAAGAAGCAAAATTACAGCTAAAGCTGTCGATGGTCGCGGTGGTAATATCAGCATTACAACCCAAGGACTTTTTGTGTCTCCCGATAGTACGATCGATGCCACATCCGATCGCGGCATTAATGGAATAGTAGAAATTAGAAGACCAGATGTAGACCCCAGCGCTGAGTTAGTTATCTTACCAGCAGATGTCGTTGATGTCAGCGGTTTGGTAGCTCAAGGGTGTTCTGCAAGTGGAGGCATAGCATCAGGAGAAAGCAGCTTTACCATCACCGGACGAGGTGGCTTACCCCCAACTCCCGCTGAAGCAACCAGAAGGGGAGCGTAA
- a CDS encoding carboxypeptidase M32, with protein MQTLEKTEPKLAQLKTLLTEINDIESAASLLYWDQATYMPPEGAAARGRQLATLAQIAHTKFTDPQIGQLLEDLRPYEQSLAYDSDEASLIRITRHDYERAVNIPPAFTAKFSQHTAECYEVWAKARATNDFATVAPYLEKTLELSRDRANFFPGYEHIADPLIADADYGMTVKSVRSLFTQLRQELVPIVEAIASQPVADASCLHQHFPEAEQLDFSLKVIEQLGYDFQRGRQDKTLHPFMIKFSTGDVRITTRVRENDLNEGMFSTIHETGHALYEQGVSRAYEATPLAGGTSAGVHESQSRLWENMVGRSRPFWKCFYPQLQETFPQQLGKVDLETFYRAINKVERSLIRTDADEVTYNLHVLIRFDLELQLLEGKLAVRDLPDAWNERYKSDLGITPPNDGIGVLQDVHWYGGAIGGAFQGYTLGNLMSAQFFATATQAHPEIPQQIASGNFTTLHDWLKQNLYQHGRKYTAAELIQRVTGSPLQIEPFISYIKQKFGELYGI; from the coding sequence ATGCAAACCCTGGAAAAGACAGAACCCAAACTCGCCCAACTCAAAACCCTCCTGACAGAGATTAACGACATTGAGTCGGCTGCTTCCCTTCTTTATTGGGATCAAGCAACATATATGCCTCCCGAAGGCGCAGCCGCACGGGGAAGGCAATTAGCCACGCTAGCGCAAATTGCCCACACCAAATTTACCGATCCGCAAATCGGACAACTATTAGAAGATTTACGCCCCTACGAACAAAGCTTAGCCTACGATTCAGATGAAGCCAGCCTGATCCGCATCACGCGCCACGACTACGAACGCGCGGTCAATATTCCCCCTGCTTTTACAGCTAAGTTTTCACAACATACGGCTGAGTGTTATGAAGTTTGGGCAAAGGCAAGGGCTACAAATGATTTTGCTACAGTTGCGCCTTATTTAGAAAAGACATTAGAACTGAGTCGCGATCGCGCTAACTTTTTTCCCGGGTACGAGCATATTGCCGATCCACTGATTGCAGACGCAGATTATGGCATGACAGTCAAGAGCGTGCGATCGCTATTTACTCAACTGCGTCAGGAACTCGTCCCCATTGTCGAAGCAATTGCTTCTCAACCCGTAGCTGATGCATCTTGCTTGCACCAGCATTTCCCCGAAGCCGAACAACTCGATTTCAGCTTAAAAGTTATCGAACAACTCGGTTACGATTTTCAACGGGGACGACAGGACAAAACCCTACACCCCTTCATGATTAAATTCTCTACAGGGGATGTCCGCATCACCACCCGCGTGCGCGAAAACGATTTGAACGAAGGGATGTTTAGTACAATACACGAAACCGGACACGCACTCTACGAACAGGGGGTGAGTCGGGCATACGAAGCTACGCCACTAGCGGGAGGAACTTCAGCGGGAGTGCATGAAAGTCAATCGCGGTTGTGGGAAAATATGGTGGGCAGAAGTCGTCCTTTTTGGAAATGCTTTTATCCCCAGTTGCAGGAAACCTTTCCCCAACAGTTAGGAAAAGTTGACTTAGAAACATTTTACCGAGCGATTAATAAAGTCGAGCGATCGCTCATTCGCACCGATGCCGACGAAGTAACGTATAATCTCCACGTCTTGATTCGTTTCGACCTGGAATTGCAGTTATTAGAAGGTAAATTAGCAGTTCGCGACCTTCCTGACGCTTGGAACGAACGTTACAAATCCGACCTTGGCATTACCCCACCCAACGATGGTATTGGCGTTTTACAGGATGTCCACTGGTACGGTGGCGCGATTGGCGGTGCGTTCCAAGGGTATACCCTCGGTAACTTAATGAGCGCTCAATTCTTTGCTACTGCAACGCAAGCACATCCAGAAATTCCTCAACAAATCGCCTCTGGTAACTTTACCACCTTGCACGACTGGCTGAAACAAAATCTCTACCAACACGGTCGCAAGTATACGGCAGCGGAATTAATCCAACGGGTGACTGGTAGTCCCCTGCAAATCGAACCCTTTATCAGCTACATCAAACAAAAATTTGGCGAATTGTATGGAATTTAG
- a CDS encoding DUF2887 domain-containing protein has translation MQTDSLFYYQPVYDWQAILIFTRRSLDPGLPRHYRVFASSPQFQRIYLDELGESENLSLGLSLLQLIGFRNCIRL, from the coding sequence TTGCAAACAGACAGCCTATTCTACTACCAACCAGTTTATGACTGGCAAGCTATTTTAATCTTTACCAGACGCAGCTTAGATCCAGGTTTACCCAGACATTACCGAGTATTTGCATCTAGTCCCCAATTTCAACGAATTTATTTAGATGAATTAGGTGAATCTGAAAATCTATCTTTGGGACTAAGTTTATTGCAGCTCATTGGTTTTAGAAACTGTATTCGTTTATAA